The DNA sequence CGAACCGGTGCGCTGCTGCGGCTGGCGACGGGGGCGGTGCTGTTCACCCTGGTCACGGCGGAGTTCGTCATCCTGGTGGTCGGCAAGGGCCTCCACAAGGTGGGCATCATCCCGTGGGGCATGCCGGACGCGCTGTTCCTGGCCTCGGAGTGGACGCGGCTGCACATGGGGCGGACGATCGCCGGCGCGCTGCTGGTGTTCGCCGTCTGCGTGCTCTTCCGGCTGGCCGGCGGGCGCCGGGTGGTCTGGGCCGTGGCGGTGTCGCTGTCCCTGTTCGCGATCTACGCGACGACCGCCGTCACCTCGAACGTGGCCGAGCCGCACACGAAGCAGCGCAAGGCCGCCGCCACCGGTTTCACCACATCGGCGGGGCTCCGGCCGGGCGAGAACCTGGTGATGGACCCGAGCGCGAACTGGGACCTGCGGATGGCCCAGGGATACGAGGTGTACGACGGGCGGGTCTGGACCAGGGACCTCAGGCACGGTGAGCAGCCGCCGGCCGCCGCGGACGCGGCCGTACTGGGGCTGACCCCGAAGGACGCGAGGCCGCAGGACAGCTGGCCGACGGCGCCCGCGGGCTGGTACGCGGCCGCGGTGAACACGACGCACGGGTGGGTGCTCTGGCGCCACCGCTGAGGGCCCGCGCCGGGACGGGGCACCTGCTGGTCGAACCCGTGGTCGATGGGAAGATCGATTTCTGCACTGACGACCGGGGTGGGGGACATGGGGAAGAAGCACGCCGAAGGACCGGACGGGCCGGAGGCGCCGGCCGTCTCCGACGAGGACTGGGCGCGGTTCCTGGCACAGGCCGAGGCGGGCGCGGGGGAGGCGCCCAAGGAGCCGTCCGCCCGGGCGCGCATGGTGACCGCGCGGCTGCGCGAGGAGGAGTCCCGGCGCGGCCACGAGGGGCCGCCCGCCTGGCGGGCCGGCGTCACCGCGCGGCAGCGGGGGAGGGGCGGGCGCCGGCTCAAGGCAGCGCTGGCGATCGCCTTCGTCGCGGCCCTCGCGCTGATCGCCGTCCGGCCGGAGCTGGTCATCGACAAGCTCACCGGCAAGGCCGACCAGGACGCGAAGGCGCGGCAGCCCTTGTCGGCCGAGACGGCGCGCCCGAGCGGCCCGCCCACTTCGGTGGACCCGGACCGGCCGACACTCTCCGACCCGTTCCGGGGTTCCCCGGCCCTCCAGTGGGCCGACGGGGCGGCCGGCATCGAGGTGCCGCGGGCCCAGGCCGTCGGCGGAATGAGCGAGGAGCAGGTCGCCGACGCGCTGGCGAAGGTCAAGCAGTTCCTGGTCACGGCCAACCTGGACCCGGCGACCCTGCGCGGGGAGCGCCCCGCGGCGGCGCTGGACCTGCTCGATCCCGCGGTCGAGGACAGCCCGCTCCGCCCGGAGCGGTCCCTGACCGCCCCGGGCAAGGAGAACGACCCGCTGAACCTCTTCACCCGGGCGAACCCGGCGGAGCTGAAGCCCGCGGGCGACGTGGTCAAGGTCCGCGGCCGGATGTGGGTGGAGCCCGGCGAGGAGGCCGGCAGGGCCAGGGTGCTGGTCGACTACACGTTCGTGTACCCGTTCGTGAAGGCGACGCCGGGCGCCGAGCAGGTCGAGCGATCCATCGTGCGACGCGAGATCGCCTTCTCCATCGCCGATCCGCGCAAGTGGAAGGCCACGGCGGGCAAGCTCTGGCTCGACCGGGTCGCGGTGGACCTGTCCAACGCCGGATGCGACGTCCACGACGGATTCCTGCACCCCGTCTTCGACGAGGACGCCCGCACCCGGCCGACGCCCTCCGGCGCTCCGGTGGACCCGTACGACCGCAGCAACCCGCTGGAAGCCGGTCGACAGGGGGGCTGCGGCAGGATGTCGCGCTCCTGAGGGGGCGCCGGACCGGCAAGGGGACCCCCGCCGCGTGGTGCAGTTTGACCACTCAGCGTGGCGGGGTATTCTCTTCCGCCCGATTGGCGCCATACGTGTCTCGTATGGCAGACTACTCAAGTTGCTCGGCCGTGTGCCGATGCTGCGCGCCTCCCGCCGGGAGGACCGGAAGCGAGTCCCACAGTACTCGTCGCCTTACCTGCCTCTCGGGGCAGCAATGGGGCGGACGTACGGGAATCTTCTGGGAAGCGTCAGCACGGTGCCTGCCAGGTACTCGGTGGGTGTTTGCCCCCGATCTGCGGTCTTGGGACCGCGCCCCCTTGGACGAGGGAATTTCCGTATGGGAATTTTCTGTAGAGGGAGCGCGACACGCCCGACCGCGTGGGTCGGAGGAGAGCGGCGGAGCGATCCGCAGCCGGCCGAGAACCAGAGCGTTTCCACAACAGACAGGACTACGGAGTAGCCATGGCGGGACAGAAGATCCGCATCCGGCTCAAGGCCTACGACCACGAGGTCATCGATTCGTCGGCGAAGAAGATCGTCGAGACGGTGACGCGCACTGGTGCGTCGGTCGCGGGCCCGGTGCCGCTGCCCACTGAGAAGAACGTGTACTGCGTCATCAAGTCGCCGCACAAGTACAAGGACTCGCGCGAGCACTTCGAGATGCGCACTCACAAGCGCCTGATCGACATCCTCGACCCGACGCCCAAGACCGTTGACTCGCTGATGCGCCTGGACCTTCCGGCCGGCGTTGACATCGAGATCAAGCTCTGAGAGGCACGGAGAAGATGGCAAAGCAGATCAAGGGCGTCCTGGGCGAGAAGCTCGGCATGACCCAGGTCTGGGACGAGAACAACCGTGTCGTCCCGGTGACCGTGGTCAAGGCCGGGCCCTGCGTTGTTACCCAGGTCCGTAAGAACGAGATCGATGGCTACGAGTCGGTCCAGATCGCCTTCGGCGAGATCGACCCGCGCAAGGTGAACAAGCCCCTCAAGGGTCACTTCGCCAAGGCCGACGTCACCCCCCGCCGCCACCTGGTGGAGCTCCGTACCTCCGACGCCAGCGAGTACACGCTCGGCCAGGAGATCACGGCTGCCGTGTTCGAGTCCGGCGTCAAGGTTGACGTCACGGGCAACAGCAAGGGCAAGGGCTTCGCCGGTGTCATGAAGCGTCACAACTTCAAGGGCCTCGGCGCAGGGCACGGCGTCCAGCGCAAGCACCGCTCCCCCGGTTCGATCGGTGGCTGCGCCACCCCTGGGCGTGTCTTCAAGGGCATGCGCATGGCCGGTCGTATGGGTAACGAGCGCGTCACCACCCAGAACCTGACCATCCACGCGGTTGACGCGGAGAAGGGTCTGCTCCTCATCAAGGGTGCGGTCCCCGGTCCGAACGGCGGCCTCGTCCTGGTCCGTACCGCGGCCAAGGGGGCTTGAGGTAATGAGCACCATTGACATCCTTTCGCCGGCAGGCGACAAGGCCGGTACCGTCGAGCTCCCCGCGGAGATCTTCGACGCGAAGACCAGCGTTCCGCTGATCCACCAGGTCGTTGTCGCTCAGCTGGCTGCTGCCCGTCAGGGCACGCACAAGACCAAGCGTCGTGGCGAAGTCCGTGGTGGTGGCCGCAAGCCGTACCGCCAGAAGGGCACCGGCCGCGCTCGCCAGGGTTCCACCCGCGCTCCGCAGTTCGTCGGCGGTGGCGTCGTCCACGGCCCGCAGCCGCGTGACTACTCGCAGCGGACCCCGAAGAAGATGAAGGCCGCCGCCCTCCGCGGTGCCCTCTCGGACCGTGCGCGTCACTCCCGCATCCACGTCGTCACCGGCGTGGTCGAGGGTGCCGCCTCCACGAAGGCCGCCAAGACGCTGTTCGGCAAGATCTCGGAGCGCAAGAACGTGCTCCTGGTCGTCGAGCGCGCCGACGAGGCTGCGTGGCTGTCCGCCCGCAACCTGCCCCAGGTGCACATCCTGGAGCCGGGCCAGCTGAACACGTACGACGTGATCGTCTCTGACGACGTGGTCTTCACTCAGGCCGCTTTCGAGTCCTTCGTGTCTGGCCCCAAGGCCGATGAGACCGAAGGGAGCGACGCCTGATGTCTGAGGCGACCGTTACCAGCAAGACCTTCACTGACCCGCGCGACCTGCTGATCAAGCCGGTTGTCTCGGAGAAGAGCTACGCGCTGCTGGACGAGAACAAGTACACGTTCATCGTCGCGCCCGGCTCCAACAAGACTCAGATCAAGCAGGCCGTCGAGGCGGTCTTCGGGGTCAAGGTCACCGGGGTCAACACGATCAACCGTCAGGGTAAGCGCAAGCGCACCAAGACCGGTTTCGGCAAGCGCGCTGACACCAAGCGCGCCATCGTGACCCTCGCTGAGGGCGACCGAATCGACATCTTCGGCGGCCAGGCCTCCTAACGGAGGTCTAGTCGTCCGGAATCGGACGAGGACTGAGAAATGGGTATCCGCAAGTACAAGCCGACGACCCCGGGCCGTCGTGGCTCCAGCGTCGCCGACTTTGTCGAGATCACGCGGTCCACGCCGGAGAAGTCGCTGGTCCGCCCCCTGCACAGCAAGGGCGGCCGTAACAACACCGGTCGGATCACGGTTCGACACCAGGGTGGCGGCCACAAGCGCGCCTACCGTGTGATCGACTTCCGTCGTCACGACAAGGACGGCGTGCCGGCCAAGGTCGCGCACATCGAGTACGACCCCAACCGCACTGCGCGCATCGCGCTTCTGCACTACGCAGACGGCGAGAAGCGCTACATCATTGCGCCGAAGAACCTGAAGCAGGGCGACCGGATTGAGAACGGCCCCACGGCCGACATCAAGCCCGGCAACAACCTGGCTCTCCGCAACATCCCGGTCGGTACCACGATCCACGCGATCGAGCTCCGTCCCGGTGGCGGCGCCAAGTTCGCCCGCTCCGCTGGTGCCTCCGTGCAGCTGCTGGCGAAGGAGGGCACCATGGCCCACCTTCGTATGCCGTCCGGTGAAATCCGTCTCGTCGACGCGCGCTGCCGCGCGACCGTCGGTGAGGTCGGCAACGCCGAGCAGTCGAACATCAACTGGGGCAAGGCCGGCCGCATGCGCTGGAAGGGCGTTCGCCCCTCCGTCCGCGGTGTCGCGATGAACCCGGTCGACCACCCGCACGGTGGTGGTGAGGGTAAGACCTCCGGTGGTCGTCACCCGGTCTCCCCGTGGGGTCAGAAGGAGGGTCGTACTCGCTCGCCGAAGAAGGCTTCGAGCAAGTACATCGTCCGCCGCCGCAAGACGAACAAGAAGCGCTAGGAGCGGGTTTAGATGCCGCGCAGTCTCAAGAAGGGACCCTTCGTCGACGGACACCTCATCAAGAAGGTGGACGTACAGAACGAAGCCGGTACCAAGAACGTCATCAAGACCTGGTCCCGTCGCTCGATGATCATCCCGGCCATGCTGGGTCACACCATCGCGGTGCACAACGGCAAGATCCACGTCCCGGTGTTCGTCACCGAGTCGATGGTCGGCCACAAGCTCGGCGAGTTCTCGCCGACTCGCACCTTCCGCGGCCACGTCAAGGACGACCGGAAGTCGAAGCGCCGCTAAAGGCGGGGTGGTTACGACTATGACTTACACCGAAGGGACAACCATGGAAGCCAGGGCCCAGGCGCGGTACATCCGCGTCACGCCCATGAAGGCCCGCCGAGTGGTGGACCTTATCCGTGGCATGGATGCCACGGAGGCTCAGGCGGTCCTGCGTTTCGCCCCGCAGGCCGCGAGCGTGCCGGTTGGCAAGGTGCTTGACAGCGCCATTGCCAACGCCGCACACAACTACAACCACCCGGACGCCTCCACGCTGGTCATCAGCGAGGCGTACGTGGACGAGGGCCCGACCCTGAAGCGGTTCCGTCCGCGTGCCCAGGGCCGTGCCTACCGGATCCGCAAGCGGACCAGCCACATCACCGTGGTCGTCAGCAGCAAGGAAGGTTCCCGGTAATGGGCCAGAAGGTAAACCCGCACGGGTTCCGGCTCGGCATCACCACCGACTTCAAGTCGCGTTGGTACGCCGACAAGCTGTACAAGGACTACGTCAAGGAAGACGTCGCCATCCGCAGGATGATGACGTCCGGCATGGAGCGCGCCGGCATCTCGAAGGTTGAGATCGAGCGCACCCGTGACCGCGTGCGTGTGGACATCCACACCGCTCGTCCGGGCATCGTCATCGGTCGCCGTGGCGCCGAGGCCGACCGCATCCGCGGCGACCTCGAGAAGCTCACGGGCAAGCAGGTCCAGCTGAACATCCTCGAGGTCAAGAACCCCGAGGTCGACGCTCAGCTGGTCGCGCAGGCCGTTGCCGAGCAGCTCTCCTCCCGCGTCTCCTTCCGTCGCGCCATGCGTAAGAGCATGCAGGGCACGATGAAGGCCGGCGCCAAGGGCATCAAGATCCAGTGTGGCGGCCGTCTCGGCGGCGCCGAGATGTCCCGCTCCGAGTTCTACCGCGAAGGCCGTGTGCCGCTGCACACCCTCCGCGCGAACGTGGACTACGGCTTCTTCGAGGCCAAGACCACCTTCGGCCGTATCGGTGTGAAGGTCTGGATCTACAAGGGCGACGTCAAGAACATCGCCGAGGTTCGCGCCGAGAACGCTGCGGCCCGTGCGGGTAACCGCCCGGCCCGTGGTGCCGCCGGCGCTGGCGACCGTCCCGCCGGCCGTGGTGGCCGTGGTGGCGAGCGCGGCGGCCGTGGTGGCCGCAAGCCGCAGCAGGCTGTTGGTGCCGAGGCCCCCAAGGCCGACGCTCCCGCCGCCGCTCCGGCTGAGAGCACCGGAACGGAGGCCTGACCGACATGCTGATCCCTCGTAGGGTCAAGCACCGCAAGCAGCACCACCCGAAGCGCCGCGGTATGGCCAAGGGCGGTACTGAGGTCTCGTTCGGCGAGTACGGCATCCAGGCGCTTACCCCCGCCTACGTGACGAACCGCCAGATCGAGGCGGCTCGTATCGCGATGACCCGCCACATCAAGCGTGGCGGCAAGGTCTGGATCAACATCTACCCGGACCGTCCCCTGACGAAGAAGCCTGCCGAGACCCGCATGGGTTCCGGTAAGGGTTCTCCCGAGTGGTGGATCGCGAACGTGCACCCGGGCCGGGTCATGTTCGAGCTGTCCTACCCGAACGAGAAGATTGCTCGTGAGGCGCTCACCCGCGCTGCTCACAAGCTTCCGATGAAGTGCCGGATTGTTCGGCGCGAGGCAGGTGAGTCGTGATGGCGACGGGAACCAAGGCGTCCGAGCTGCGTGAGCTCGGTAACGAGGAGCTCGTTGGCAAGCTGCGCGAGGCCAAGGAAGAGCTGTTCAAGCTGCGCTTCCAGGCGGCCACGGGTCAGCTGGAGAACAACGGCCGGCTCAAGTCCGTCCGTAAGGACATCGCTCGCATCTACACCCTGATGCA is a window from the Streptomyces sp. NBC_01244 genome containing:
- the rpsJ gene encoding 30S ribosomal protein S10, with the translated sequence MAGQKIRIRLKAYDHEVIDSSAKKIVETVTRTGASVAGPVPLPTEKNVYCVIKSPHKYKDSREHFEMRTHKRLIDILDPTPKTVDSLMRLDLPAGVDIEIKL
- the rplC gene encoding 50S ribosomal protein L3, whose product is MAKQIKGVLGEKLGMTQVWDENNRVVPVTVVKAGPCVVTQVRKNEIDGYESVQIAFGEIDPRKVNKPLKGHFAKADVTPRRHLVELRTSDASEYTLGQEITAAVFESGVKVDVTGNSKGKGFAGVMKRHNFKGLGAGHGVQRKHRSPGSIGGCATPGRVFKGMRMAGRMGNERVTTQNLTIHAVDAEKGLLLIKGAVPGPNGGLVLVRTAAKGA
- the rplD gene encoding 50S ribosomal protein L4, with the translated sequence MSTIDILSPAGDKAGTVELPAEIFDAKTSVPLIHQVVVAQLAAARQGTHKTKRRGEVRGGGRKPYRQKGTGRARQGSTRAPQFVGGGVVHGPQPRDYSQRTPKKMKAAALRGALSDRARHSRIHVVTGVVEGAASTKAAKTLFGKISERKNVLLVVERADEAAWLSARNLPQVHILEPGQLNTYDVIVSDDVVFTQAAFESFVSGPKADETEGSDA
- the rplW gene encoding 50S ribosomal protein L23 → MSEATVTSKTFTDPRDLLIKPVVSEKSYALLDENKYTFIVAPGSNKTQIKQAVEAVFGVKVTGVNTINRQGKRKRTKTGFGKRADTKRAIVTLAEGDRIDIFGGQAS
- the rplB gene encoding 50S ribosomal protein L2; this translates as MGIRKYKPTTPGRRGSSVADFVEITRSTPEKSLVRPLHSKGGRNNTGRITVRHQGGGHKRAYRVIDFRRHDKDGVPAKVAHIEYDPNRTARIALLHYADGEKRYIIAPKNLKQGDRIENGPTADIKPGNNLALRNIPVGTTIHAIELRPGGGAKFARSAGASVQLLAKEGTMAHLRMPSGEIRLVDARCRATVGEVGNAEQSNINWGKAGRMRWKGVRPSVRGVAMNPVDHPHGGGEGKTSGGRHPVSPWGQKEGRTRSPKKASSKYIVRRRKTNKKR
- the rpsS gene encoding 30S ribosomal protein S19 — translated: MPRSLKKGPFVDGHLIKKVDVQNEAGTKNVIKTWSRRSMIIPAMLGHTIAVHNGKIHVPVFVTESMVGHKLGEFSPTRTFRGHVKDDRKSKRR
- the rplV gene encoding 50S ribosomal protein L22, giving the protein MEARAQARYIRVTPMKARRVVDLIRGMDATEAQAVLRFAPQAASVPVGKVLDSAIANAAHNYNHPDASTLVISEAYVDEGPTLKRFRPRAQGRAYRIRKRTSHITVVVSSKEGSR
- the rpsC gene encoding 30S ribosomal protein S3, encoding MGQKVNPHGFRLGITTDFKSRWYADKLYKDYVKEDVAIRRMMTSGMERAGISKVEIERTRDRVRVDIHTARPGIVIGRRGAEADRIRGDLEKLTGKQVQLNILEVKNPEVDAQLVAQAVAEQLSSRVSFRRAMRKSMQGTMKAGAKGIKIQCGGRLGGAEMSRSEFYREGRVPLHTLRANVDYGFFEAKTTFGRIGVKVWIYKGDVKNIAEVRAENAAARAGNRPARGAAGAGDRPAGRGGRGGERGGRGGRKPQQAVGAEAPKADAPAAAPAESTGTEA
- the rplP gene encoding 50S ribosomal protein L16 — protein: MLIPRRVKHRKQHHPKRRGMAKGGTEVSFGEYGIQALTPAYVTNRQIEAARIAMTRHIKRGGKVWINIYPDRPLTKKPAETRMGSGKGSPEWWIANVHPGRVMFELSYPNEKIAREALTRAAHKLPMKCRIVRREAGES
- the rpmC gene encoding 50S ribosomal protein L29, with amino-acid sequence MATGTKASELRELGNEELVGKLREAKEELFKLRFQAATGQLENNGRLKSVRKDIARIYTLMHERELGIETVESA